A single region of the Salvia miltiorrhiza cultivar Shanhuang (shh) chromosome 8, IMPLAD_Smil_shh, whole genome shotgun sequence genome encodes:
- the LOC130999951 gene encoding (-)-germacrene D synthase-like, producing the protein MSQIYASAAPISTKKTNVDDIRQSVTYHPSVWKDHFLAYTNDVTEISGDEKEQLEKKKEKVKKLVAETPNDSTVKMELIDAIQRLGVGYHFEKEIEESLRQIRQNYEIQSRKDKGDIRVLALRFRLLRQQGYCAPCDVFDEFIDEEGNWKESLLINDVEGMLSLYEASNYGINGEEILDKALEFTSSHLESLLPHEINSSMSKRVKEALDMPINKTLIRLGAKKFMSIYQEDESHNEILLNFAKLDFSILQKMHQRELHHITRWWKDLDFAKKLPFARDRVVECYFWILGVYFEPQYETARRLLTKVISMTSILDDIYDVKGTLDELRRFTHAIRRLDISAADEFELPPYMRSAYEALLGVYAEMEDEMLKQGESYRVQYAKNEMIKLTEVYMEEAEWCYSKYIPTMDEYMKVSALSGGHVVLSTTSLVGMREALTQQDFEWITNTPPILWASMVLSRLMDDIVGHGIEQKISAVNCYMKENGCSEMEACSELSKRVKNLWKDMNEEWVEPREASVFILARILNLTRVLCIIYTGDDGYTNSTTRVKDFIKAVLIEPIQ; encoded by the exons atgtctcaaaTATATGCATCTGCTGCTCCCATTTCTACAAAGAAAACAAATGTAGATGATATTCGTCAATCTGTAACGTATCATCCCAGCGTTTGGAAAGATCATTTTCTTGCATACACTAACGATGTTACG GAAATCAGTGGTGATGAGAAGGAGCAACtcgaaaagaaaaaggaaaaggtgAAGAAGTTGGTAGCTGAGACTCCAAATGATTCAACAGTGAAGATGGAGCTGATCGATGCAATCCAACGGCTAGGAGTTGGCTatcattttgaaaaagaaattgagGAATCCTTGCGACAAATTCGccaaaattatgaaatacaAAGTCGCAAAGACAAGGGCGATATTCGTGTTCTTGCTCTTCGTTTTCGTCTGCTTAGACAACAAGGTTACTGCGCCCCATGCG ATGTGTTCGATGAATTCATAGACGAAGAGGGAAATTGGAAGGAGTCGTTGTTGATAAACGACGTTGAAGGGATGCTAAGCTTATACGAGGCTTCGAATTATGGAATAAATGGAGAGGAAATTCTTGACAAAGCCTTGGAATTTACTTCTTCTCATCTTGAATCTTTACTCCCTCATGAAATCAACTCTTCTATGTCGAAGCGAGTGAAAGAAGCTCTGGATATGCCAATTAACAAGACTTTGATCAGATTGGGTGCCAAGAAATTCATGTCGATATACCAAGAAGATGAGTCACATAATGaaatattattgaattttgCGAAATTGGACTTCAGCATATTACAGAAGATGCATCAAAGAGAGTTACACCATATCACAAG GTGGTGGAAGGATTTAGATTTTGCTAAAAAACTACCTTTTGCAAGAGATAGAGTGGTGGAGTGCTACTTTTGGATTTTGGGGGTTTATTTTGAGCCACAATACGAGACTGCAAGAAGATTACTAACCAAAGTGATATCTATGACTTCCATCCTTGACGATATTTATGATGTTAAAGGAACTTTAGATGAACTCCGACGTTTCACCCATGCTATTCGTAG ATTGGATATTAGCGCCGCGGATGAATTTGAATTGCCACCATACATGAGATCAGCTTACGAAGCTCTTTTAGGTGTTTATGCGGAAATGGAAGATGAAATGTTAAAACAAGGTGAATCATATCGCGTTCAATACGCGAAGAACGAG ATGATAAAATTGACAGAGGTATATATGGAAGAAGCAGAATGGTGTTATAGCAAGTATATCCCAACGATGGATGAGTATATGAAGGTGTCGGCCTTATCCGGCGGCCACGTGGTGCTGTCGACAACTTCTTTAGTTGGGATGAGAGAGGCTCTTACACAACAAGATTTCGAATGGATTACAAACACTCCACCAATATTATGGGCCTCAATGGTGCTATCAAGATTAATGGACGACATTGTAGGCCATGGG ATCGAACAGAAAATCTCAGCTGTCAATTGCTACATGAAGGAAAATGGGTGCTCAGAGATGGAGGCTTGCAGTGAACTTTCGAAGCGAGTGAAGAATCTATGGAAGGATATGAACGAAGAGTGGGTTGAGCCAAGAGAAGCATCTGTCTTCATCCTTGCTCGAATTCTCAATCTCACACGTGTCTTGTGCATAATCTACACTGGTGATGATGGATACACCAATTCCACTACTAGGGTTAAAGATTTCATCAAAGCTGTGCTTATTGAGCCTATACAATGA
- the LOC130999952 gene encoding (-)-germacrene D synthase-like isoform X1 translates to MSQIYASAAPISTKKTNVDDIRRSVTYHPSVWKDYFLAYTNDVTEISGDEKEQLEKQKEKVKKLVAETPNDSTVKMELIDAIQRLGVGYHFEKEIGESLRQIHENYEIQSRKDKGDLRVLALRFRLLRQQGYRAPCDVFDEFIDEEGNWKESLLINDVEGMLSLYEASNYGINGEEILDKALEFTSTHLESLLSHQINSSLCKRVKEALDMPISKTLMRLGAKKFIYMYQEDESHNEILLKFAKLDFNILLKIHQRELHHITRWWEDLEFGKKLPFARDRVVECYFWILGVYFEPQNDTARLFLTKVIAITSILDDIYDIKGTLDELRRLTHAIQRWNISAADEFQLPPYIRICYEALLGVYEEMEIEMAKRGESYRLQYAKKEMIKLITAYMKEAEWCYSNYVPTMEEYMKLALVSGAYMMLSTTSLVGMRDPITKTDFDWITSEPPILRASSIICRLMDDMVGHGIEEKITSVDCYMKENECSKMEAFSEFGKQVNKAWKDMNEECLEPRPASMPILIRIFNLARVINLLYVDEDAYGNSSTKTKELVKSVLVETVD, encoded by the exons ATGTCTCAAATATATGCATCTGCTGCTCCCATTTCTACAAAGAAAACAAATGTAGATGATATTCGTCGATCTGTAACATATCATCCCAGCGTTTGGAAAGATTATTTTCTTGCATACACTAACGATGTTACG GAAATCAGTGGTGATGAGAAGGAGCAACTCGAAAAGCAAAAGGAAAAGGTGAAGAAGTTGGTAGCCGAGACTCCAAATGATTCAACGGTGAAGATGGAGCTGATCGATGCAATCCAACGGCTAGGAGTTGGCTATCATTTTGAAAAGGAAATCGGGGAATCCTTGAGACAAATTCACGAAAATTATGAAATACAAAGTCGCAAAGACAAGGGCGATCTTCGTGTTCTTGCTCTTCGTTTTCGTCTGCTTAGACAGCAAGGTTACCGCGCCCCATGCG ATGTGTTTGACGAATTCATAGACGAAGAGGGAAATTGGAAGGAGTCGTTGTTGATAAACGATGTTGAAGGGATGCTAAGCTTGTATGAGGCTTCGAATTATGGGATAAACGGGGAGGAAATTCTTGACAAAGCCTTAGAATTTACTTCTACTCATCTTGAATCTTTACTCTCACATCAAATCAACTCTTCTCTGTGTAAACGAGTGAAAGAAGCTCTGGATATGCCAATTAGCAAGACTTTGATGAGACTCGGAGCTAAGAAATTCATATATATGTATCAAGAAGATGAGTCGCATAATGAAATATTATTGAAGTTTGCAAAATTGGACTTCAATATTTTGCTGAAAATACACCAGAGAGAGCTACACCACATTACAAG GTGGTGGGAGGATTTAGAGTTTGGAAAAAAACTACCTTTTGCAAGAGACAGAGTGGTGGAGTGCTATTTTTGGATTTTGGGAGTCTATTTTGAGCCACAAAACGACACTGCAAGATTATTCCTAACCAAAGTCATAGCTATAACTTCTATccttgatgatatttatgataTTAAAGGAACTTTAGATGAACTCCGACGTTTAACCCATGCTATTCAAAG GTGGAATATTAGCGCCGCAGATGAATTTCAATTGCCACCGTATATAAGAATATGTTACGAAGCTCTTTTAGGTGTTTATGAAGAAATGGAAATTGAAATGGCAAAACGAGGTGAATCATATCGCCTTCAATATGCGAAAAAAGAG ATGATAAAGCTGATAACGGCATATATGAAGGAGGCAGAATGGTGCTATAGCAATTATGTTCCAACAATGGAGGAATATATGAAATTGGCACTTGTATCTGGTGCTTACATGATGCTATCAACAACCTCTTTAGTTGGAATGAGAGATCCTATTACCAAAACTGATTTTGATTGGATTACAAGTGAGCCACCAATTTTACGAGCCTCATCGATTATTTGTAGATTAATGGACGACATGGTGGGACATGgg ATTGAGGAAAAGATCACAAGCGTGGATTGCTACATGAAAGAAAATGAGTGCTCAAAGATGGAAGCTTTTAGTGAATTTGGGAAGCAAGTGAATAAAGCATGGAAGGATATGAACGAAGAGTGCCTCGAGCCAAGGCCGGCATCTATGCCGATTCTTATTCGCATTTTCAATCTTGCTCGTGTCATAAATTTATTGTATGTTGATGAAGATGCATATGGAAATTCCAGCACTAAGACCAAAGAGTTGGTTAAATCTGTGCTCGTGGAAACCGTGGACTAA
- the LOC130999952 gene encoding (-)-germacrene D synthase-like isoform X2, translated as MSQIYASAAPISTKKTNVDDIRRSVTYHPSVWKDYFLAYTNDVTEISGDEKEQLEKQKEKVKKLVAETPNDSTVKMELIDAIQRLGVGYHFEKEIGESLRQIHENYEIQSRKDKGDLRVLALRFRLLRQQGYRAPCDVFDEFIDEEGNWKESLLINDVEGMLSLYEASNYGINGEEILDKALEFTSTHLESLLSHQINSSLCKRVKEALDMPISKTLMRLGAKKFIYMYQEDESHNEILLKFAKLDFNILLKIHQRELHHITRWNISAADEFQLPPYIRICYEALLGVYEEMEIEMAKRGESYRLQYAKKEMIKLITAYMKEAEWCYSNYVPTMEEYMKLALVSGAYMMLSTTSLVGMRDPITKTDFDWITSEPPILRASSIICRLMDDMVGHGIEEKITSVDCYMKENECSKMEAFSEFGKQVNKAWKDMNEECLEPRPASMPILIRIFNLARVINLLYVDEDAYGNSSTKTKELVKSVLVETVD; from the exons ATGTCTCAAATATATGCATCTGCTGCTCCCATTTCTACAAAGAAAACAAATGTAGATGATATTCGTCGATCTGTAACATATCATCCCAGCGTTTGGAAAGATTATTTTCTTGCATACACTAACGATGTTACG GAAATCAGTGGTGATGAGAAGGAGCAACTCGAAAAGCAAAAGGAAAAGGTGAAGAAGTTGGTAGCCGAGACTCCAAATGATTCAACGGTGAAGATGGAGCTGATCGATGCAATCCAACGGCTAGGAGTTGGCTATCATTTTGAAAAGGAAATCGGGGAATCCTTGAGACAAATTCACGAAAATTATGAAATACAAAGTCGCAAAGACAAGGGCGATCTTCGTGTTCTTGCTCTTCGTTTTCGTCTGCTTAGACAGCAAGGTTACCGCGCCCCATGCG ATGTGTTTGACGAATTCATAGACGAAGAGGGAAATTGGAAGGAGTCGTTGTTGATAAACGATGTTGAAGGGATGCTAAGCTTGTATGAGGCTTCGAATTATGGGATAAACGGGGAGGAAATTCTTGACAAAGCCTTAGAATTTACTTCTACTCATCTTGAATCTTTACTCTCACATCAAATCAACTCTTCTCTGTGTAAACGAGTGAAAGAAGCTCTGGATATGCCAATTAGCAAGACTTTGATGAGACTCGGAGCTAAGAAATTCATATATATGTATCAAGAAGATGAGTCGCATAATGAAATATTATTGAAGTTTGCAAAATTGGACTTCAATATTTTGCTGAAAATACACCAGAGAGAGCTACACCACATTACAAG GTGGAATATTAGCGCCGCAGATGAATTTCAATTGCCACCGTATATAAGAATATGTTACGAAGCTCTTTTAGGTGTTTATGAAGAAATGGAAATTGAAATGGCAAAACGAGGTGAATCATATCGCCTTCAATATGCGAAAAAAGAG ATGATAAAGCTGATAACGGCATATATGAAGGAGGCAGAATGGTGCTATAGCAATTATGTTCCAACAATGGAGGAATATATGAAATTGGCACTTGTATCTGGTGCTTACATGATGCTATCAACAACCTCTTTAGTTGGAATGAGAGATCCTATTACCAAAACTGATTTTGATTGGATTACAAGTGAGCCACCAATTTTACGAGCCTCATCGATTATTTGTAGATTAATGGACGACATGGTGGGACATGgg ATTGAGGAAAAGATCACAAGCGTGGATTGCTACATGAAAGAAAATGAGTGCTCAAAGATGGAAGCTTTTAGTGAATTTGGGAAGCAAGTGAATAAAGCATGGAAGGATATGAACGAAGAGTGCCTCGAGCCAAGGCCGGCATCTATGCCGATTCTTATTCGCATTTTCAATCTTGCTCGTGTCATAAATTTATTGTATGTTGATGAAGATGCATATGGAAATTCCAGCACTAAGACCAAAGAGTTGGTTAAATCTGTGCTCGTGGAAACCGTGGACTAA